In the genome of Lathyrus oleraceus cultivar Zhongwan6 chromosome 4, CAAS_Psat_ZW6_1.0, whole genome shotgun sequence, the window TACTTACTGCGTTTGTTGAGACATGGCACAAGGAGACATCTTCATTCATCATCCATTTGGGGAGATGACTATCACTCTGGATTATGTCTCCTCATTGTTCCATCTCCCCATCGACAACAGATTCTGGACGGCTCATGTTCTTAGCCCGTCGCTTTCATGTATGACTGTTGCATGAGATATTGGAGTTTTTGAGGCGGCTGTATAGAAGGTGTTTGGCTTCAATAGGGACGCTCACCTTTGTATGTCTTGACTTCAGAAGACGTATGACGACGTTGTCACGAATGGGAGTTATGAGGCTGCCACTAGGGTGTACATGCTACATCTAGCATGTACTGACTTTGCGGATAAGTCAAGTATTTATATTGACGCCTGATACATGTGCCTGTTTAGTAGCCTCGAGGTTATCGGTTAGGCTTAAGGGTAATGATGCATTAATGATTCTGTATACAACACTTAGAATGACGACAATATTTGAGACCAGACAACTTGTTGGTTATTTGAGTTTATTACATATATACTTAAATTATTATTTGTTGTTGATTTCTTATTTAATTGTTACGAATAACATTTCTTATTTATTATTTGTTGTGTTTGTGTTTTGATATCAATGTTGGATATACGAGTATTTCCCCACCATCTGTGACAGGAGAGTGCAACATTCCCCAGTGGGGTCCCCACGGGAAATGAGATTAAGGGCAACACAGACACATCCTAGTGGTGTTACTAAGTACAAGAGGAGGCTCGATGCACTAACTGTAGATAATGTGATATGTACATCATAGACAAATCAAAGAGTCCACCGTGAGTTTGAGGAGTCTTCATTATATTCAGGTTATATGCGGTGGGAGACCATGGTTGCTAGACACTTGCTTGAGAGGTGTCTGCGACAATATGGTTATGTTCAGAGTATCCCATGAACAGTTCCGGATAGACCATTTGCAGCTATTGGTTGGTGGTTGCAGAGTAACTTCATCAGCTCTGGTTGTGCCATTAGAGATCGAACACTTAGGGTTCATTACCCCTCTCAGTGTGAGGACGGTTATCTAGAATGGTACCTCGCTATATCACACCCTCGAGGATTGTGTCATCAAGTGATTTCGGTCCTTTTCCAATCGCAATTGCCAAGATCTAACTATAATCATCTCTATCAAATCCAACCTCAATCACTACTTGATcaattaattattaataaaactaattattttttattaatatacTTAGTAGTGTATTATTAAATAGCACTAAATGCTACAAACTTTTCGTTAACTTTTCGTTAATGTAAAACTACAAACTTTTCGTTAACTTTTCGTTATTAAATAGTACTCTCATACGTTAACTTTTCGTTAATGAAAAACTACAAACTTTATTGTCTCTATCTATTATTTTTGCTAATAAATTCTCCTAAATGCAAATTTGTAGATAGTGACAAACTACTTACCTTATTATTTCAACattttatattattatatgttatatttttttatattttatcattgttaaatattataattaattataGTTAGTGTCAACAatattaataaatatatataaaattaaaagatttcaaaattttctttttaAACACATACTAAGAAGCTCACCCAAACACACGGGAAGATATTTATGAACCTCAAAGCTTTAATTTATTTTAGATTTGAAATAAAAACTATACATTTTCTTGTGTATCTTATTTATTCTTTACTCTGCAGCAAAATATTTTTCAATCAGTTTCAACTTTTTTTAATTTCAATGCATTATttatataatatttaaatattttactTATTTACATTGAAAGAAAAGTTTGATTAATCCAtcataaaaatattaattatacATTGTACTTGTCTCTTTTATATATATTCGTGttagttttttttaaaattttggtAAAATTCTATATGATTCTAATGATTTTCACTATAATTAATACTTGTGTCTCTTTTTAAAATTTTCAGCAAGATCGATCATTAATCTTAAACTGGTATAATATATGACAGGAGGTAGATTCACAAACCACCGCAAACTACTGTGAGCAAACCATATATGGCAAAAATAACCAAAGTTTACCATTGATTAGGAAAAACCACCAAATGTACAAAACATTAAAAAACCACCGAAGATTGTTGTGTACTACTAATTATATGTAAAACATATATAGTAAAAATCACCGCGTAAAAATCACTGCATAATACTATGTGTAAAAACATATATGGTAAAAATTACCAAAGAATACTATGTGCAAAACATATATGGTAAAAATCACTACAGAATACTATGTGCAAAACATATATACGAAATACTATGTGCAAAACATATATAGTAAAAATCATGACAGAATACTATGTGCAAAACATATATGGAAAAACTCACTACCGATTAGTGTTTGCAACACATGCATATATTGACTCTTAATTAACCTCATTCTTCTCTCAAAACTTTTCAACCACAATGGGtgaatcatcatcatcatcttctacCCAACACTCCACCATTGATCCGTACAAATTTCTCAATGTCAAAATCAACTCTAACGGTTCCTTAACAAGATACGACATTGTCCCCACCCTGGCACCCTCAACTGACCCCAACAAAACCGATTCCATAGAAGCTTTCTCTAAAGACATAACGTTAAACACCTCCGCTAAAATTTCCATACGTCTCTTCATCCCACATACACCGCCATCTCCCGGAAAACTTCCCATCATTCTATACTTCCACGGCGGCGGCTTCATCTTCTACCACCCTTCCTCCCTTATCTTCCACGAATCATGTTCCATATACGCCTCCAAAATCCCCGCTGTTGTCGCCTCCGTTGACTACCGTCTTTCGCCGGAGCATCGTCTACCCGCCGCCTATGACGACGCCATCGAATCTCTTCTTTGGCTCAAATCCCAATCGAAAAATCCAAATGAATCTGATCCATGGATTAAAAACCACGTGGACTTCGATAACTGTTTCATAATGGGAGTCGGCGCGGGAGGTAACATCGCCTACTTCGCGGGTCTTCGTAGTCTCGATCTCGATCTCTCTCCTGTTAAAATCCGAGGGCTGATATTAAACTCTCCGTTATTCGGTGGGGTCCAGAGAACGGAATCTGAGCTTGGTTTAATCAACAATCATGTATTACCCTTACCTGCGGCTGATTTAATTTGGAACCTGTCCTTGCCTGAGGGTGCAGATCGCGATCACATGTACTGTAATCCGACGGTTGCAGATGAGGCATATGGTGAGAAGATCGGACGGTTGCCGAAGTGTTTGGTTAGTGGATACGATTGGGATATTCCTAAAGAAAATTATATTGTGGAATACTGTGGGGATCCCGTGGTGGATAAACAAAAGGAGTTGGTGAAGATTTTGAAAGCACATGGGGTGCACGTGGTGTCGTGTATTCGGGAATATGGGTTTCATGCTCTGGAAGTGTTTGAACCTTATGCTTCTAGTTCATGGGCTTTGATTGAGGACATTAGGAAGTTTGTAGGTGCTTGATAAACTTCTCTATGATGCATGTGTGTTTTTCTCTTATAAACTAATATTGATTGAATGGTAATAAAATTATAGGCATTACATTGTTGAAAAAtaccaaataaaatgaaaatctCTCGATGGTTTTTGCAAAAGTAATACTAAAGAAACACAAATATGAAAGGGGATCATCATATTTTACTATGTCAATATTATACATATCTTTAGGGTTAGATTGGATCATCACATTTTACTAGGCTTTAGATTTCAAATTTGGAGAGGAACCCATTGGACGTGTTGCTTCTGCATGGATGGTGGTGGATTGTTTTACTACAAACAGGTGGAAAATGCTTTGGGTATTTATCAATTCAGGAGAGAATTGATGTGCAAAAATGAACAAAGTTGGTTTTGAAGTTGTGTCATGTTTATGGCTTTGACATGTTTTCAACGTTATTAGTAAATGATGGTTTTTGCATGAAAGACTTATGTATTTAGGATTTCCTAGAATGCTATTTATCAACTAGTTCTTATTAAGCTTAGAAAACAAACTATTTTGCTTTTTCATCAGTGTGTTTTTGCAAACATTGTGTGGTAAATGACACACTTATATGAAGTTTTAATGTTCATTTTACTGACAAAGACATTGAGTCGGTCAAAATTAGAATTGTACTTGGATATGTTTGAATtataatgataaaaaaaacaaAGTTATCTAAGAAAAAAGTTAAACAAATATGAAGAAGAGACTATCTTTGACTTTGACTGTGACTAAGGTTTTGATGAACACAAATACACAAATGcatcaacaaaagaagaaaaagatgaagacAATAATGacaacaaaaacaaataaaaagatgaagatgataaTTGATTCAAAGCAATGGCAAAAAATTTAGGTTAAATCTCTTTATTTATAAAATATCACCATTCATCTCTTATATTACTAAAAGTTCAGAAAATATCACATAAAAATAAGCTAACATGATGTAATCGATCCATAATCTGTAATCAGTTACcactttaaaaaattcaaaaaaaattcaaacagCGCCCGTCAATAATTGATTATAAACTTACATTAATCGATTATCAATGTAAAATTTCACCGTCAATAATTGATTACAAACTTACATTAATCGATTACCAATGtaaaatttcaaatattttaaacATTGGAAAGGTGTAATTGATTACCATGATTGTGTAATCAATTACCATGTGAACATAAGAAAATTTTCATGTATCATTGCATCACTAAACCATTGTTCCTTTTTAAAATAGTGTCTTGGTTCATCGATGATTCTATGTGTGTGAAAATGATCTTTTATAACACAACTATATAATAACTTGGAATAACTTTAAAATCAGATTTCTAAGAATCAACATATCACTTTCATGTGATCCTCATTTTTCAATGTGTTTGAAATTTTGTGAACTTTCAAAAACTAGAACAAATTTCTAATTTGGATATGATTATCGTATAGTCTACACAAATTCTTCTTTTCTCAACAAATTGAATGTAACTTGTATCACCATAGTTTTTAGTGAAGTTCATCATATTGTTTGGAGATTATGGAAAAAGTTCTCTAAGTTGGCAGTGATTTAAATTCTACCATTGTGTTTGGTGCTTGTAAAAAATAAGTTGGTGTGTGTAATATCCTAAATCccaaaatatttattttataaaaacaTGTCGGTGATTTACTCAACAACATGGTGTCACATTCTTCCAGCATAAAACAACTTTCTCAATTATCATACTATAGCAGCGGGAATAAATAATAACAACTCAATTTTACTTGTCTGGTAATTAAAAGTCAATTTCATTTCAAATCATAAAGGACATAgttcaaaaattctcaaaaaaCACAAAACAGAAAAGTAACTCATCCTAGTGTTACACTATCAGAGCGACACGTGTAAACTAAAAACAAACTCAAAAGTGATAAATGACGATGAAGGCTACTATGCCATCCTCCATAGCACAACAGAAGTTAAGGTTCATCTACTTGAGTATCTGCACCATATGCATAAAGAATAACACATACAAACAAGAATGGGTGAGAATACATTCAAATATGTTAATGGTGCATAAAATAACAAGGATAATGCAAATAATATCACTCATCAATCACATAAATCATCCACAAGAAAAATTAACCATAAATGCAGTTATGTATGCAATGCATCTCATCTCCTTCACtccaatgcatgtggtaccaaggTTTTTAGATATCAGAGGTATGTTAGTGATTTAATCCATCCGTCAATTGTTTCTCTCTAAACCTGGTTCCATTTCTGAACCATTAGACTCGTTATTGGTTTCTCTCAAAACCTGGTTCCATCTCTGAACCATTAGACTTGTTATTGGTTTCTCTCAAAACCTGGTTCCATATCTGAACCATCAGACTCGTCACACGTTCCATATTTAAACCTAAGACTCATCACTAGACCGAAGTCGATCACCTATCTCTGATATACATGATGCACGAATGCAACAAACAAATGTAATACTCATTGTCGTACCCCTAATTTTGACCACTTTCTCAGCTAACTCAGAGTTTAGATTACCGACATGTCCAAAACTCCTTACAGTTTATCTGGTCAACCCAGAGACTTAAAAAGTTAAAGGGGGGACCCTTTTGACTTTTTATTCTCCGCTAAGGAGTTTGATCTTACATTAGGGTTTAATTGCTATTTTAAAAAATTTCGAGGGTATAGTTCAATTTGTCAAGCTAACATATAATTGTATTAACTACTTAGAAAAACATATAGTTTGCAATCTATTAGAAAATATCGGTTAAAGTCATTTGTTTAGTTAGGTAATTAGGCTAgaaaaattattaattattattgaATAGGATGATATTTTAATTAGTGAACTATCTAAGTTTAAAATACTTAAGATTGTTTCAAGGTTATTGAGATATTTAGATTCTTATCATATATGTTTGTCAAAGGTActttattttaaataattaaataacaTAATTGGTAGAAGAGCACGTATAAGGAGTTGTGAGTGTGAAAGGGCATGAGTTCAAAATCCTATGTTTCTTACTTTTAGTATTTTTTCCCTTTTATTTGTTTTACTTTATTTCTAACTTTTCTATTCATTTTCAAAACtacaaaaaatcataaaaataatattttttattatttaatttttattttttatatttttatttaaagcatattttaaaatattattttcccATTAAAATCATGGTTTTATGaataaaatctcaaaaaaatcaaaaaaatcaaaatcttttattattattaggGAACTAgcttatttttatttatttaaaatattttttcatcTAAATTCACCAAACCATGAATCCATCCTGATTCATTGACTTGTGCTTTAAGAAACTGAGAAAATCAGGTTAAATTAAAATATTCCTAAACAGTAcaatttcatttaatttttttaacCTAATTTTACCTATAAATAGTACCCACTTTTCACCATCCACAATTTACTAAATCCACAATTTACTAAATCCAGTATTCTAAAGTTGTTGCTTTTCACATTGAGGAACAACACCAAAATCCTAAATTCATGAACTACGAGAAGGCTATGATCAAAAACATAAAGGGCAAAAAAAATTTATAACAATTTCAAGGAATAAAAACAAGAGACAAACATCAAGATAAGGGATATGGTCTTTgagattatataattaaacttttCTTATATTTGTTAaaataactatatatatataatatcattATGGGTTtactttcttaaatcaaaatagTTAGTTTTTTTCTTCAATCAATCAAAAGGATATATATATAATGGGAATAATCATGAGATAAATCTCTAAGAAAATTTTAGGGTTTAAAGGATAAATGattagggataagggatataatacttgggtttatataattatcttttaatttattttcttaaataaattaataattatatttttgcaaaTAATCAATTGGGATAAAATCAATCTAAACGCACCTCAAACTATAAGTCCTCTGCCTTAGTGCATTGAGacattttttaaaatcaattacTTCTCTGTCCCCAATGCGTGAGAACttttaagggataaaaacaacCAACCAACCAACATTTTTAAGACGAACTACGGGACTCTGATCCTTCAATAAATttgagggtacgtaggcatagagcTGTAAGACTCTAGCGAGTATAATAATCAAAAAACAATTTTTAGGGCTTCCCTTATTAAAAGAATAAAAcaattttgtaaataaataaataattaaacaattaataaatatTGAAGCAGACATTCCTTAGAAACACACTAACCCTAAAAttagaggaggatcccattgagtacaatggaggtcaggggtgtctaacaccttcctCTTACTTAACCGACTCCCAAACTCAATATCTCACCTTTAGTTaataggttttatcattatttacctgttccttaggaacgaataaaggatggtggtGACTCTGTCATTTTTCTAGCCGCGACACTCGTCTCAAACCTCCAACTcaaatattcgtcatcggttcCTCTATGAATCTAAAACACAACATGAACATCACCAATATAAGGCCACAACAATGGTTCCTCTTTGAACCACACATCTCAACACAGCTCAACATTTTTATTAAACTCATTATAATAACTAAATTATGTAATTTCTCAACAAAACACATCAATACTTATCAACAACATCAAATAAACATTGAAAATAGAATCTACTTGAAAAATTGAGTCAACGACCCAAAATCGGCCAGACAATGGCATGACGGTCAGACCTCCAGACATGAAGACTATCACGCTTACCAATCATCCCTCTTTCTCTCACACCCCATGCTGACACTCAGGAAAGGAACTCGCCTATGAGAACCATGGCAGTCTACCAGTCACCTTGCTGACACCCGTCAGCTCATCCAAAATAGTGATAGTTGACCCGTCACGAAGGTGACGTCCGTCATCGTTGTGCCGAATGCAAAATTCTGTGTTTTAACCATTAGTGCACTTTCGAAACTCTGATTTTGATCCCATAAAACTTAAAACTCAAAGCAAATTATCATACATAATTTTTACAGTATTAAGCACTTCAATTTGACACAGATTAATCATTATAATTAACTCATTCATACTTTTAATCAAAACATCACATAAGCATATGAACATCAAAAATCAGAATTTCACATACAATTTCATACAAAAATCAGTCACCAATTACAACACAAAATTAACATCAAATCATAATAATCAAGAGAGATTTTGCACAAATCATCTATAGActcaagaatttcatcaatggagaaaagagaaagaggatAAGGAAATCCTCTCTATCTTTTATGCCATAAACACCCATATCATGAACAATCCCCCCTCCAATACCTCACATTTACAACAAGCTTCAAGTTATAACAATGAAATTTCTCTTTTCTTCTACTTCTTGCTCTGCTAGGGCTCTCTCTGACTCTATTGGCAACTATTTCTTCCAACTACAACCCTAACTCTAATTCTTCCCTTTATTTAAATAAAACCATACTGATCTTATTTACTCATTAACTCCCCTCAACTCCTCACTAATTCCACCCTTTTccttaattttattttaaatccTAATTTCCTCCCCAAAGTTTAATTTCTCATTATTTCTATTacttaaataattaaaattaatgaAAATTCTAATAAAACTCTACACAATCTCAATAAAACcaataaattaaataaaaaactcaaataaaataatataaaacaTTTTAACTCAATTGTAATATTAAAATCAAAACtagggtgttacaactctctcTCACACTTAAAGAGTTTTCGCTCGAAAATTACCTGAAAGAAAAGAATCTGGATAAGACTCTCTCATATAACTCCACATATTAACTTCACTAAAGCGATCTCTTTACCTCTCAAATATTTCGCTTCTTGATCATCAATTTGTAAGGGTGATGCCTTAATAATTCAGTTCTCTctcacttgcacatcatccaaTTGGATCACATGGGATATATCGGGAATATAATTCCTAAGTTGAGACACATGAAAGACATCATGAAAATTAGAACGAGACGATGGTAAGGAAAATCTGTATGCCACTTCTCTTATCATTTGAAGGATCTGATATGGACCAATAAAATGAGGcgtgagctttcgagacttcaacACACGACCAACACCAGTAACTAGAGCgactctcaagaacacatgtTCTCCCTCTCAAAACTCAATTTCCTTCCTTCACTTATCATGATTATCTTCTGCCTTTTCTATGATGCCTTTATATTCTCCTGAATCACCTTAACCTTCTCAGTAGTCTCCTAAACAATCTCAAGTCCAATCACAACATTTTCACCTGACTCATAGCAACACAAAGGTGTGTTACACGTTCTATCATACAAAGCTTCAAAAGGTGCCATTCTGTTACTAGAATGGAAATTGTTTTTATAGATAAACTCAATTAACGACaagtaacaatcccaagtacctcgTTCATctaaaacacaagccctcaaaaaATCTTCCAAAGATTGAATATTATTTATGTTTGACCGTTCGTGTGCGGATGGTAAACAAAACTCAACATCAACTTGGTTCCCAAGGTTTCTTGCAAACTCTCCAAAAACCTTAACCTGAACCTTAGTTATCTATCTGAAACAATGCTCGTACGAATACCATGCAGCTTCACAATCTCACTGATGTAGATCTCTGCTAGCTTCTGTAAAAGGTAACTGATATTTATTGGGAAAAAATTAGTCGACTTAGTTAGTCTATCCACAACAACCAAAATTGAATCACTTCCTTTCATGGTCTTTGGAAAACCCACTACAAAATCCACAGAGATATTATCCTACTTCCACTCAAGAATTCTCAAATGTTGCATCAATCTAGACAGCTTATGATGCTCGATCTTTTACTTATGATAATTCATATAAGAATACACAAACTTGACAATATCCTTCTTCATACCAGGACACATAAACATCTTCTTAAgatcatgatacatcttcgtggcttcgggat includes:
- the LOC127075817 gene encoding probable carboxylesterase 8, with translation MGESSSSSSTQHSTIDPYKFLNVKINSNGSLTRYDIVPTLAPSTDPNKTDSIEAFSKDITLNTSAKISIRLFIPHTPPSPGKLPIILYFHGGGFIFYHPSSLIFHESCSIYASKIPAVVASVDYRLSPEHRLPAAYDDAIESLLWLKSQSKNPNESDPWIKNHVDFDNCFIMGVGAGGNIAYFAGLRSLDLDLSPVKIRGLILNSPLFGGVQRTESELGLINNHVLPLPAADLIWNLSLPEGADRDHMYCNPTVADEAYGEKIGRLPKCLVSGYDWDIPKENYIVEYCGDPVVDKQKELVKILKAHGVHVVSCIREYGFHALEVFEPYASSSWALIEDIRKFVGA